The DNA window TTTCTGAAATTCAAGAAACTAAAACGATTATCAAAGATGTTAGTAATGAAAATTCTTCTACTAGATTCTTTGTTAAAGGAGATAAAAAGCATCATCAAATTGATTTGAATGAGTTACTCTATATCGAAGCTTATGGGAACTATACTAAGCTTTTTTTTAACGATGAAATGATTGTAAGTCACGAAAAAATATCTCAATACGATTCAATTTTACCCGAAGGAAGTTTTTTAAGAGTTCATAAATCATTTATTGTGCTCTTAGATAAAATAAAATTCATTGAAGGAAATCGTATTCTTATAAAGAATCAAAAAATTCCTATTGGACAAACCTATAAAAACCAAGTGAACAAACTTTTAAACCTATAGTTCATATTTTTAACTTTTGCTTAAATTGTCAATAATCGTTAAAAATCCTTCCCTTTAATTACTGCTTATGGGAATCTCATTCCCATCGATAACCACACAGTATTTCTTGAACGTTTCAATATGTTTTATTGCAATAATATAGGAACGATGAATTCTTACAAATAACTGCTGAGGCAATAAATCTTTGATTTATGATAATTTATAACGTGCTAAAATAGAACGCTTAATAGTATGTAACGTTACATAATTGCCATCACTTTCTATGTATTTAATATCTTGAATAAGTACTTGATGAAATTCTGAACCACTCTTAATAAAAATGGTATACTCTTTTGTATCTTTTATTCCAGAAATATAAACGTAATCATTAGTTGGATTAGGATAAACTATTATTTTTTTTGATTCGCTTTCATATTCTGTTACAGACAATAATGATCTATCAAAAACAGAAACATAAGTCGTTAAGTTTTTAATGTTTGCTAACGATTTATATAGTTACTTTCCGATACAGAAAGCTATTATCCAGTGTTTATAAGTTATTGTAGACTTTAAGACACAAAACAGGTACAGAGTTAAGGAAAATTACTTAAAATAAAACATTCAAAGTTCACTACAACCGCATTCCATACATTTCCGCATCTAATTCCTTCCAATTTGGAATATGCTTTGATAATTCTGACCAAAATTCTTTTGAGTGGTTTTTAACTTTTGTATGCACCAGCTCATGCACTATTAAATAGTCTATTAAACTAAATGGAAGTTTAATAGCTTCTAAATTAATAATTATAGTATTTGATGCCGTGCAACTACCCCATCGTTTGTCTAATTTTCTAATTTTAAGGTCTGTAAAATCTAAACCTGTTACTTTAGACCACTTTCTTATTCTTGGTGTAATCTTCTCTTTAGCTTTTTGCCTATAAAAGGTTTCAAACGCTTGTTTTAAATCTTCTTGATTATTCAATAATTTTGGCAATGAGACTATAAACTTAGATTCTGTAAAATTGATTACGATTTTATTATTGTCATTAGTCTCAAAAATCTCAACATAATACTTTCGTCCTAAGTATTGTTTCCTCGATCCTGTAACGATATCATCATCTCCAATCGAGCTTACCAAATCTAACTTATCTATAATCCATTTGGCTTTTTTAAGAATCAGCTTCTTAGCATGGTCATTGGATATTGGTTTACCTTTCAAAATAACACCTTCTCCTTTCTCAACACTAATGTAATGTGACTTAAGAGAACTTTTTTCAAGAACCTTATACTCTATTGTTTTATGTCCGTACTTTACGTTAGGCATCCTTATTCTTTATTAATACATCAACCATATCTTTAGCTTTAGCTTTCGCTTCGCTTCGTTCTATTTTTGCAGTGGTTAAATATCTTCTAATTTTGTTTTCTATATCTTTTTTTACCTGACCTTTAGCTTGCCAGCCCACAATGTCTAACTCTCCTTTTATGAGGTCAAATATCGTCTTTGTGGCATCTTCAGCGTCTTCGTTAAACAATACCTTCATTGAGTCGTAAACAGCTCTCTCACGCTCTGTTTTAAACCCCTTTTCTTCACCTTCTTTTTGTTGGTCTATAATTTCGTCTTGAATATCAGCATAAGCTTTAAGTAGCTCCAGTTGAGTAATGCGTTCGTCTTTTTTTAGTTTCAGTAGCTCATCTAAACGTTGCGCTAATGGTTTATAGAAGTCTGGATTTTTATCTATTCCAACTTTTATGGTATGCTTTAAATTATTTCGCATCTTCAATTCCTTGGTTGCAGGAGAGGCGTTCATTATTTCTTCCTTAAACTTCTCTTTATCAATAATAGAGATGGGCTCTTCTAAAAGATTCTCAACTCCTTCAGATTTTAAATGCTCATCAATTAACCCTTGAAGCATTTTACTTTCGTCTTTACTGATTTTTAGCTCGTCATCATCTGGAAAAGCATTTCTGGCTCGTAATTTAATCTCGTTAAAAAGTTTAAAATCTCCCTGATACTTCATTGCTTTTGTATTAGGTAGCACGATGTTAACTGACTTATTAAAGTCCTTCAGTAAAACTTTAAAATCATCTCTTTTATTAATAGGCTCAATAAATCGAACTGCCGAATCAATATAATCAGCTCTATTATAATTCCTATCAATTTTCATAGGCTTAAAGAAATTAACCAGTTTAGTGTGGTTCATTTCTAGCTTAGGCAATTCTTCATTTATATTCTTTAAAATATCATCTGGTCTTATATCACCAGAAAATATGTCTAATGCTTGAATTAGATACGCTGTTATCCCATTGTAATCCACAATAAAACCAGCACTCTTACCTTTTCTGGAACGATTAACTCTTGCTATAGCTTGTAAGAGATTGTGTTCCTTTAATGGTTTATCTAAATACAAACAGGATGCAATTGGAGCATCCCAACCAGTAAGTAACATATCTGACACAATAATGATAGCCGTATTATCATACTTTTTCTTCCCAGATTTTTCTGTTTCATTTTCATTTCCAAAAGGCAATTTAAAATCATCGGTAACATTTTTGATGTCTTCTGGAGGAACTACATAAATTGGTTTTTTATCTGTAGGGTTGTTCTTGTTCCATTCTAAAGTTTCATAATACGCTTTTGCTATGATATCAGACTTAGGAGAACCTATACTCATAACCACTTTAGATTCAAAATTATGATAACCTTGGTCGCTTAGTTCTTGAAGTGCTTGCTGATATCTTAATGCTTGAGGTCTTCCACTACAAACCAACATCGCTTTATGTCCATCTGGAAATATCTTATCTCGATAATGGTCTATAAGGTGTTTTGAAATATCATTAATCCTACTTTTAGAAAGTTGGTATTTTCGTAATGCTTCCTTTTTTAACTTATCCTTTTTTTCTTCTGAAAAGTGTCCAAACTTCTCTTCAAACTCTTTGTCTAATTCTTCTTTTTTAACATCTAGTTTAGCGATGCCTTCATCATACAATAACTCAACGGTTGCTCCATCGGCTACAGCTTCCGTAATCGTATAAACATCTATATAATCACCTCCATAAAATTCTCCAAGTGTAGATTTATCTTCTTTAGATATTGGTGTACCTGTAAAGGCTACAAACTTAGCATTGGGTAATACAGTACGCATGAATGAAGCTAAAAAACCATAATGACTTCGGTGTGCTTCATCTACTAATATGTAAAGGTTCTCTTTTTTAGAAAGCTCTTCCAGTTCTATTTCTTGACGTTCAATTTCAACCCATTTACCTTTTTGAAGCTCTTTGGTAATTTTTACTAATGTTTTTTCTTTTAGATGTTTTTCAATCATCAAATTACCACGCTCTTCCAGTTCTGTTTGGTCAGCTGAAGCTGTAGCATCCTTATCGGTTTCTTGAAATTTTTGTAGCGTAGTTGTAATAATACCTCCATAATCATTACGGAGCAATTTATCTAAATGCACCACAGACGATGCTTGATTTACATTTTTAAACCCTACGTTTTGAAGCGTTGTGGTTATCTGCCTGTCTAAATCTTTTCTATCGGTCATTATCATAACCGTTGGATTATCAAATCCATATTCTGAAGCTTGTAACTTTCTAGTAACATATGCCATAGTTAAAGACTTTCCAGAACCTTGTGTATGCCAAACAACACCACCTTCGCCAGCTTGTAAACGTGCAATAGTTTTATTTGTAGCTCTTAACTGTTGATATCTTGGAAGCTTTTTAATAGTTACGCCTTCTTCTAATTCAAATAAAACAAAGTGACGAATAATATCTAAAACACGTTCTTTTTTAAATAAGGCTATAATGAGTTTGTCTTGGTCTTTTTTAGCTTGATTTATTATCTCTGTATCTTCTTTACTAGTTTTAAATACGGAATAAAATTGTTGTGGAGCATTGATTGCTCCATACTTACCACCAACATCCCAAATACCAGCACATATTTGATTATAATGAAATAGCTTTTCTGAATTCTTTTGATAATAATCTAAATCACCATAAGCTTTATCCCATGCATTTTGAGCTGTTGGAGATTTACATTCAATTACACTTATAGGCAAACCATTAATGTAGACTACCAGATCTGGAATAGAGTTTTGATATCTACCATGATATTTCATTTGATTAACCACTAAGAAATCATTATTCTCAGGCTTGATATAATCTATAAAGTGAACTGATTTAAAAATCTCTGTACCATCAATAACTTGTTTTACGGTATATGTGCCACCTCGTATTAACTCCCATATTTTTTGATTAATCTCCATTAAGGACGCACCAGTAACCGATGTTAAAACTGTGTACGCCTTATTAAGATTATTCTCGTTAATCCATGGGTTTATTTTCTTTATAGAAGCAAGTAACCTGTCTTTTAACAGCACCTCTGTAATGACTGCTCGCTCATCATGCAAACTAGCATCA is part of the Psychroserpens ponticola genome and encodes:
- a CDS encoding LytR/AlgR family response regulator transcription factor, yielding MLNYIIIDDEPLAHEIIEEFCSMLPHLQLKKNCYNAMEAVQFLNKNSVDFMFLDINMPKLKGLDFLKTLTNPPKTIITTAYKEHALEGYELNVIDYLLKPFSFDRLVKAVNKVSEIQETKTIIKDVSNENSSTRFFVKGDKKHHQIDLNELLYIEAYGNYTKLFFNDEMIVSHEKISQYDSILPEGSFLRVHKSFIVLLDKIKFIEGNRILIKNQKIPIGQTYKNQVNKLLNL
- a CDS encoding LytTR family transcriptional regulator DNA-binding domain-containing protein, translating into MPQQLFVRIHRSYIIAIKHIETFKKYCVVIDGNEIPISSN
- a CDS encoding LytTR family transcriptional regulator DNA-binding domain-containing protein, producing the protein MSVTEYESESKKIIVYPNPTNDYVYISGIKDTKEYTIFIKSGSEFHQVLIQDIKYIESDGNYVTLHTIKRSILARYKLS
- a CDS encoding M48 family metallopeptidase translates to MPNVKYGHKTIEYKVLEKSSLKSHYISVEKGEGVILKGKPISNDHAKKLILKKAKWIIDKLDLVSSIGDDDIVTGSRKQYLGRKYYVEIFETNDNNKIVINFTESKFIVSLPKLLNNQEDLKQAFETFYRQKAKEKITPRIRKWSKVTGLDFTDLKIRKLDKRWGSCTASNTIIINLEAIKLPFSLIDYLIVHELVHTKVKNHSKEFWSELSKHIPNWKELDAEMYGMRL
- a CDS encoding type I restriction endonuclease subunit R, whose translation is MNQSPEFIHSELPAIKLFQQLGYQYFDASLHDERAVITEVLLKDRLLASIKKINPWINENNLNKAYTVLTSVTGASLMEINQKIWELIRGGTYTVKQVIDGTEIFKSVHFIDYIKPENNDFLVVNQMKYHGRYQNSIPDLVVYINGLPISVIECKSPTAQNAWDKAYGDLDYYQKNSEKLFHYNQICAGIWDVGGKYGAINAPQQFYSVFKTSKEDTEIINQAKKDQDKLIIALFKKERVLDIIRHFVLFELEEGVTIKKLPRYQQLRATNKTIARLQAGEGGVVWHTQGSGKSLTMAYVTRKLQASEYGFDNPTVMIMTDRKDLDRQITTTLQNVGFKNVNQASSVVHLDKLLRNDYGGIITTTLQKFQETDKDATASADQTELEERGNLMIEKHLKEKTLVKITKELQKGKWVEIERQEIELEELSKKENLYILVDEAHRSHYGFLASFMRTVLPNAKFVAFTGTPISKEDKSTLGEFYGGDYIDVYTITEAVADGATVELLYDEGIAKLDVKKEELDKEFEEKFGHFSEEKKDKLKKEALRKYQLSKSRINDISKHLIDHYRDKIFPDGHKAMLVCSGRPQALRYQQALQELSDQGYHNFESKVVMSIGSPKSDIIAKAYYETLEWNKNNPTDKKPIYVVPPEDIKNVTDDFKLPFGNENETEKSGKKKYDNTAIIIVSDMLLTGWDAPIASCLYLDKPLKEHNLLQAIARVNRSRKGKSAGFIVDYNGITAYLIQALDIFSGDIRPDDILKNINEELPKLEMNHTKLVNFFKPMKIDRNYNRADYIDSAVRFIEPINKRDDFKVLLKDFNKSVNIVLPNTKAMKYQGDFKLFNEIKLRARNAFPDDDELKISKDESKMLQGLIDEHLKSEGVENLLEEPISIIDKEKFKEEIMNASPATKELKMRNNLKHTIKVGIDKNPDFYKPLAQRLDELLKLKKDERITQLELLKAYADIQDEIIDQQKEGEEKGFKTERERAVYDSMKVLFNEDAEDATKTIFDLIKGELDIVGWQAKGQVKKDIENKIRRYLTTAKIERSEAKAKAKDMVDVLIKNKDA